From the genome of Kaistella daneshvariae, one region includes:
- a CDS encoding ExbD/TolR family protein encodes MELKRRNRVNAEFSMASMTDIIFLLLIFFMITSSAISQSSIEVKLPTADTTNASVQDPAVVTIKEDGNYFVNDKPIEKGELEQYLVNTLKGEENPSFTIRADENTKHKDVVFVMGIAEAHRFNLAIATIQEN; translated from the coding sequence ATGGAGTTAAAAAGAAGAAACCGGGTAAACGCCGAGTTCAGCATGGCTTCGATGACGGATATTATCTTTCTGTTGTTGATTTTCTTTATGATTACCAGTTCTGCGATCAGCCAAAGTTCCATTGAAGTTAAACTGCCGACTGCAGACACTACAAACGCAAGCGTACAGGATCCGGCGGTGGTGACGATCAAAGAAGATGGCAACTATTTTGTTAATGATAAACCCATTGAAAAAGGCGAACTGGAGCAATATTTGGTGAATACGTTAAAAGGTGAAGAAAATCCTTCTTTCACCATTCGTGCAGACGAAAACACAAAACATAAAGATGTGGTGTTTGTAATGGGAATTGCAGAAGCACACCGGTTTAATTTAGCTATTGCTACCATCCAGGAAAATTAG
- a CDS encoding DUF885 domain-containing protein, protein MKNSFYVIFFSFIYLFAAVGCKKTDSPLTKVTPISIDSIAANYYEQYLKLYPLEATAQGDPRYNDQLPNNIDKDFISGEISFYASVQNQLKKVDYDALNDNDKTVYDVLDYTLKDKIERYAYHPEYIPFTQFGGLPLDFPLLGSGEGNQPFKTAKDYEDWLSRMEKFPEWMETATENFRLGMKNGVVLPKALVAKMIVQMNAAELTDPSLEKNIFFGPIRNFPKKFSAAEKEKFTKAYTDVITKKIIPAYSQMGTFLEQEYLPKARTTDGINALPKGNEIYAYYVKSWSTTGKTPEEINKIGLEQVAMLRGEMEKVKKEVGFEGTLEEFITFVKADPKAMPYKSEKEILAAFNGILEKITPKLGAMFGVSPKTPFEIRQTEKFREATASAEYIQGTPDGKRPGIFYIPIPDPTKFNVTSGMESLFLHEAIPGHHYQISLQQENLQLPKFMRFGWFGAYGEGWAHYCETLGPEFGLYTDPYQKMGYLSDQMLRAVRLVIDTGLHTGTMNREEAIKYFLSNISYDEASATAEVERYMAMPGQAVSYKIGSLKIRELRSLYEKQLGSKFSLAKFHQEILNQGCLPLDVLDRKMSLWAKKQ, encoded by the coding sequence ATGAAAAATTCTTTTTACGTCATTTTCTTTTCTTTCATTTATTTATTCGCTGCTGTAGGCTGTAAAAAAACCGATTCACCTTTAACCAAAGTTACTCCGATCTCCATAGATTCTATTGCTGCAAATTATTATGAACAGTATTTGAAACTGTATCCTTTGGAAGCTACGGCACAAGGCGACCCACGGTATAATGATCAGTTGCCGAATAATATCGATAAAGATTTCATCTCAGGAGAAATTTCGTTTTACGCTTCAGTTCAAAACCAGCTTAAAAAAGTGGATTACGATGCGCTGAATGACAACGATAAGACTGTTTATGACGTTTTGGATTATACATTAAAGGATAAAATTGAACGCTACGCTTATCATCCGGAATATATTCCTTTTACGCAATTTGGCGGTCTGCCGTTGGATTTTCCGCTATTGGGAAGTGGTGAAGGAAATCAACCTTTTAAAACAGCAAAAGATTATGAAGACTGGTTGAGTAGAATGGAAAAATTTCCGGAATGGATGGAAACCGCCACAGAGAATTTCCGCCTCGGCATGAAAAACGGTGTTGTTTTGCCCAAAGCTTTGGTCGCAAAAATGATTGTACAGATGAATGCAGCGGAACTGACAGATCCATCGTTGGAAAAAAATATTTTTTTCGGACCCATCCGCAATTTTCCCAAGAAATTTTCAGCTGCTGAAAAAGAGAAATTTACAAAAGCTTACACCGATGTAATTACCAAGAAAATTATTCCGGCTTATTCCCAAATGGGAACTTTTTTAGAACAGGAATACCTTCCGAAAGCCAGAACTACAGACGGAATTAATGCTTTGCCTAAAGGAAATGAAATCTACGCCTATTACGTAAAAAGCTGGAGTACCACCGGCAAAACTCCCGAAGAAATCAACAAAATCGGTCTGGAGCAGGTTGCAATGCTGCGTGGTGAAATGGAAAAGGTGAAAAAGGAAGTAGGTTTTGAAGGTACTTTAGAAGAATTTATCACCTTCGTAAAAGCGGACCCAAAAGCGATGCCTTACAAGAGTGAAAAAGAAATTTTAGCTGCTTTTAATGGCATTTTAGAGAAAATAACCCCTAAGCTTGGCGCAATGTTCGGGGTGAGTCCAAAAACACCGTTTGAAATCCGGCAGACCGAAAAATTCCGTGAAGCTACGGCGAGCGCCGAATATATCCAGGGAACACCAGATGGTAAAAGACCTGGGATTTTCTATATCCCGATTCCGGATCCTACAAAATTTAATGTGACCTCCGGCATGGAATCTCTCTTTCTACACGAAGCAATTCCCGGACACCATTATCAAATTTCTCTTCAGCAGGAAAATCTGCAGCTGCCGAAATTTATGCGCTTCGGCTGGTTCGGCGCTTATGGCGAAGGTTGGGCGCACTATTGCGAAACCCTTGGGCCGGAGTTTGGTTTATATACCGACCCGTATCAAAAAATGGGTTACTTAAGCGACCAGATGCTGCGGGCGGTGCGTCTTGTTATCGACACCGGCTTGCACACCGGAACCATGAACAGGGAGGAAGCAATTAAATACTTTCTAAGCAATATTTCTTATGACGAGGCCAGTGCAACTGCGGAGGTAGAACGATATATGGCGATGCCGGGGCAGGCCGTCAGCTATAAAATAGGTTCGCTGAAAATCCGCGAATTGCGAAGTCTTTATGAAAAGCAGTTGGGCAGCAAATTCAGTCTCGCAAAATTTCACCAGGAGATTTTAAACCAAGGATGTCTGCCGCTGGATGTTCTGGACCGCAAAATGAGCTTGTGGGCGAAAAAACAGTGA
- a CDS encoding MotA/TolQ/ExbB proton channel family protein, with amino-acid sequence MFLQTPTPITTTTTEKHVFSLWEILFGGGMLGNIIMIAIFLLGILALYIFLERYFFIKRASKETPNFLENIKDFVQEGKITTAIDYCKTLDSPEARMIEKGLARIGRPISDISNAMQNQGQLEVSKLEKNLNILASASGAAPMLGFLGTVVGMIMAFFEISNVTGAVSPKLLASGIYTAMATTAVGLFVGIPAYFFYNILVTNVDRLVLKIQTHVNEFLDTLNTPL; translated from the coding sequence ATGTTTTTACAAACTCCCACACCAATCACCACAACCACTACAGAAAAGCACGTTTTTTCACTTTGGGAAATTTTATTTGGCGGCGGCATGCTGGGAAATATCATTATGATTGCGATATTTTTACTGGGAATTTTAGCACTTTATATCTTCCTTGAAAGGTATTTTTTCATCAAAAGAGCATCGAAAGAAACGCCGAACTTTTTAGAGAACATTAAAGATTTCGTGCAGGAAGGAAAAATCACCACAGCAATTGATTATTGTAAAACGTTGGATTCTCCCGAAGCACGGATGATTGAAAAAGGCCTGGCGCGAATCGGCAGACCGATTTCTGATATTTCTAATGCAATGCAAAATCAGGGACAACTGGAAGTTTCTAAACTCGAAAAAAACCTGAATATTTTAGCATCAGCTTCAGGTGCTGCTCCGATGCTCGGCTTCTTGGGAACGGTTGTCGGTATGATCATGGCGTTCTTCGAAATTTCAAATGTTACCGGCGCAGTGAGCCCGAAACTTTTGGCCTCCGGAATTTATACCGCGATGGCAACCACGGCAGTTGGTTTATTTGTCGGTATTCCGGCCTATTTTTTCTATAATATTTTGGTGACCAATGTGGACCGTTTGGTTTTGAAAATTCAAACCCATGTGAATGAATTTCTGGACACCTTAAATACGCCTTTATAA